One stretch of Nicotiana tabacum cultivar K326 chromosome 18, ASM71507v2, whole genome shotgun sequence DNA includes these proteins:
- the LOC107783631 gene encoding uncharacterized protein LOC107783631 — MGKVILENAPQNDTLTCPMIQKDIVNACAKETMKSIIEDFNGDYFGILADESKDISYKEQMTLVLRYVNKNGEVVERFVGLVHVSDTSACSLKEAIYSLLSDHSLSTSKVRGQGYDGASNMNGEISGLKTLVMKDSSSAYYIHCFAHQLQLTLVPIAKKHLDVEDFFDHVTNMLNVVGGSFKRRDLLRHHQAEELEQLLGSGEVIRTMIKSRT, encoded by the coding sequence ATGGGAAAAGTAATATTAGAAAATGCTCCACAAAATGATACTTTAACTTGTCCTATGATTCAAAAGGATATTGTCAATGCTTGTGCAAAAGAAACAATGAAATCTATAATTGAAGACTTCAATGGAGATTACTTTGGTATATTAGCCGATGAATCCAAAGATATCTCGTACAAAGAACAAATGACTCTTGTTTTGCGGTATGTTAATAAGAATGGTGAAGTGGTAGAACGATTTGTTGGCCTTGTCCATGTTAGTGATACATCGGCATGCTCATTAAAGGAAGCAATATATTCTTTGCTTTCGGATCACTCACTAAGTACATCTAAAGTACGTGGACAAGGTTATGATGGAGCTAGTAATATGAACGGAGAGATAAGTGGTCTCAAGACTTTAGTTATGAAAGATAGCTCATCGGCATATTACATTCATTGCTTCGCTCATCAATTGCAATTAACACTTGTACCTATTGCTAAAAAGCATTTGGATGTTGAAGACTTTTTTGATCATGTTACTAATATGTTGAATGTTGTTGGAGGATCTTTCAAGCGCAGAGACTTGCTTCGTCATCATCAAGCTGAAGAGTTGGAGCAATTACTTGGGTCCGGTGAAGTTATTAGGACAATGATTAAATCAAGAACGTGA
- the LOC142172602 gene encoding uncharacterized protein LOC142172602 — translation MESLLDDVSSFCDMHDILIPKMDESYFPGKSKRKSNVCYSHYLRVEIFYVVINVQLQELNERFDVVSSDLLLGMASLSPVNSFANFDKDRIVTLAKCYPNEFDKLLLRDLSYQLDTFIIHMRGDDPKFSNLQGIKDLAKELK, via the coding sequence ATGGAATCTCTATTGGATGATGTTTCCTCATTTTGTGATATGCATGATATTTTGATTCCGAAGATGGATGAGTCTTACTTTCCCGGCAAGTCTAAGCGTAAGTCTAATGTTTGTTACTCACATTACTTGCGTGTTGAAATCTTTTATGTTGTGATTAATGTGCAACTTCAAGAGCTTAATGAACGTTTTGATGTAGTGAGTAGTGATTTGCTTCTTGGGATGGCTAGCTTGAGTCCAGTTAATTCCTTTGCTAATTTTGATAAAGATAGAATAGTAACATTGGCGAAGTGTTATCCAAATGAGTTTGATAAATTGCTGCTTCGGGATTTGAGTTATCAACTCGATACCTTCATAATTCATATGCGAGGTGATGATCCCAAGTTCTCCAACTTGCAAGGAATTAAAGATTTAGCAAAAGAATTGAAGTAA
- the LOC142172603 gene encoding uncharacterized protein LOC142172603, whose product MNLNRAKAELVVHHKVVEAFWKQKANPKWQLKGDENTKYFHSVVRGKRKLLNIHRINVDGQWVEGRDNIAIAAVNFYQDLFNSGNLDIDMSIMNCIPRLISDDDNIMLLAEPSQEEVRNAIFFINPNSSAGPDGFNSLFFQKTWDIIGDDMVNMVRVVFNSDQMPRFFTNTCLVLIPKIDSS is encoded by the coding sequence ATGAATCTTAATAGAGCTAAGGCCGAACTAGTGGTTCACCATAAGGTGGTTGAAGCTTTCTGGAAACAAAAGGCCAATCCTAAATGGCAACTGAAGGGTGATGAAAATACAAAATACTTCCATAGTGTTGTGAGAGGCAAAAGAAAATTACTTAACATTCATAGGATTAATGTTGATGGCCAGTGGGTGGAAGGGAGGGATAACATAGCCATAGCTGCTGTTAATTTCTATCAGGATCTATTCAACAGTGGCAACCTAGATATTGACATGAGTATTATGAATTGCATACCTAGATTGATCAGTGATGACGATAATATAATGCTTCTAGCAGAACCTTCACAGGAAGAGGTTAGAAAtgcaattttttttatcaatCCTAACAGCTCTGCAGGCCCCGATGGCTTTAATAGCCTATTCTTCCAGAAAACTTGGGACATTATTGGAGATGATATGGTAAATATGGTTAGAGTTGTGTTTAACAGCGATCAAATGCCCAGATTCTTTACCAATACTTGTCTTGTGCTTATTCCCAAAATAGACTCTTCTTAA